The Lutibacter sp. A64 genome segment ATATGTGGAACTCAAACAAGGTGAGTAGTTCACAATCTATTCATAATAAATACTTAGGTAGTAAATTACTTTCTACTCAAATTTATTATTGGAAAGTGAGAATTTGGGATGAAAAAGGAGTGGTTTCTTCTTGGTCTACCGTGAATACTTTTGAAATGGGGTTGTTAGAGGAGGCCAATTGGAATAACGCAAAATGGATTACGTTAAATAAAGACACTAGAACTTCTGAACACCGTTTTCGTGAATATAAAACAGGTAAAATGGATGAACCTTTAATGGTTGAGAGTTTTGCTGCAAGTTATTTTAGAAATTCAATGAATGTTGAAAAAGAGGTTGTAAATGCGCAAGCTTATATATGTGGATTAGGTTATTACGAGTTGTATTTGAATGGTAAAAAAGTAGGTGATCACGTGTTAGATCCTGCACCATCGAATTATGATAAACAAGCGTATTATGTAAAATATGACATTACAAAACAACTAAAGTCAGGTGAAAATGCGGTTGGAATTATTTTAGGAAATGGTTTTTACGGGCAAGATGTTTCATGGAAAAGAGATCCAGAATCCGAAAGAGATTTAGCTTACGGAGCACCCTCTGTTCGTCTTTTGGTGAAGGTCAAATATTCAGACGGATCTGAGAGTGATTTTTATACTAATGATACTTGGAGAGAAACTACAGGCCCAATTGTGTTTAATAATATATATGGTGGTGATACTTATGATGCACGTTATGAAATAAATGGATGGAACACCGTTGGTTATAATGATGAAAAATGGGGGCAAGCTAAGGAAGTATCTCCAAAATTGAAGAAGGTAAGCGCGCAGCAAATTCCAGCTATAAAAAAGTTGAAAATTTTAGAGCCTCAAAACGTATTTAAAGGAACAACAGGAAATTGGATTGTAGATTTTGGTCAAAACATTGCAGGATGGGTGCAAATTCAGGTAGAAGAAAAAGAAGGACAATTGATTGAAATTACCACTACTGAAGCTTTAACTCAAGATGGGAAAAACATTTATGCGGGTTCAACAGGTGGAGGAGCTAATGGTATGCGTCAAGTTTACAAATATATTTGTAAGGGTGAAGGAGTGGAAGCTTGGGAACCAAAATTTAGTTACCACGGATTTAGATATGCCGAAATAAAAGGGGTTTCATCTAAACCTGATGCAGCTATGATAAAAGCAGTTTTAGTCGCTACTGATATTCAGGAAAAAGGAAGCTTTACTTCTTCAGATGCGTTGTTAAATAAAATGCACAGTATAAGTAAATGGACTATTGTTGATAATGTACATGGTATTCCTGAAGATTGTCCACATCGTGAAAAATGTGGGTGGTTAGGTGATGCGCATGCATTTTGTGAATATGCGCAGTATAATTATGATATGAAAAACTTCTATAAAAAATTTATGGAAGATATTCGTACGCAAATGCGACCAACAGCAGGTCATAATAATCCTAAAGTTAAATTTCAAGTTCCTACTATGATTGCACCAGGAAAGCGAACTTCAACCTATGCTAAATTAGATTGGGGTGTAGCAACTATGTACTTACCTTGGTATAATTATTTGTATTATGGTGATGCGGCTATTGTAAAAGAATATTACCAAGATATGAAAGGCTTAACAGATTTTTATCTTTCTTTCAAGGGTGAAAATGGAATTATACAAGATGGTATGGGAGATTGGTGTCCGCCAAATTGGGATAGAAGAAGAAATCCAAGTGCCATGGAATGTGACCCAATTATTTCTGCAAATGCCTATTTCTACGATATTTTAGGTATTATGGAGAAATTTGCAAAAATGAATAATGATACAGCTTATGAAATGCAACTAAAAAAAGAGAAGCAGTCTTTAAAAGATGCTTTTAATAAAGAGTTTTTAACAACTATCTCAACAACAAATCACAAATGGTATGGCAGTCAAACAGCAACTGTTATGGCATTGCAGTTTGGAATGGTTCAAGAAGCTGAAAAAGAATCTGTTGTAAATGGTTTAGCTCATGATATAGTTGAAGTAAAAGGAGGGCATCATGCTACAGGAATACACGGGAACAGATACATTTATACCATTCTTACGAAGTATGGAAAGGGAGATTTAGCATATGAAATTTTAACAACACCCGATTTTCCAAGTCAAACCTATGTCATGAATTACGGATTTACAACTTGGCCAGAACGCCAGTTTGAATGGGAGAAAATGGACGGATTAAGCAACTCTTTAAACCATCCAATGCACAGTGGTTTTGCTGCTTATTTTTTCGAGTCTTTAGGTGGAATTAAAGCTACTTTTAGCGGTGCTGGTTTTAAAGAATTTATGGTGAATCCTAAATTTCCAAAACAAATTACAAAAACATCAGTTGATGTTCCAACACCTTATGGAATTATTCATAATAGTTGGGAACAGGAAGATTCCAATTTTTCAATGAATTTAGAAGTACCTTTTAATACAAAAGCACGACTTTATTTAACTCAAAGTGAATTTAAATCTCTAAAAATAAATGGTGAAGCGTTTAGTGCTTTTCAAAAAGAAAATAAAAAAGAATGGGATGGTGATAGCTCGGTTATTTTAGGTTCCGGTAGTTATAGTATTAAATACATTAAGTTGTAAATTTATGAATACATCAAATATGAAAATAAAAGTTGTTTTAGGTATATTTTTATTCACATCTTGTGTTGTTTTTTCTCAAATTAAACATGGGTTAAGAGACGACCAAGGCCGTCATATCATACCAAGAGGTTTTGTAGTAAATTCAAACGATGGTAGAGGTGAAGTTTTTTTTAATAGTGATGATTATGCCCGAATGGTTAGAATGGGTGCCAATACGCAAGTGGTGCGTTTGGAATTAGGGAAGTTAAGCAATTTTCCTGGTGGTAAATTAGAGCCCAACTATCTGTTGAAATTAGATACTTTAGTCAATTTAGGTAAAAACTCAGGTATGAAAACTGTTTTTAAAATGACAGTTTATGGAGTTGATAAATTTATTTGGGAAGATTTTTGGTTGAATAAAAAGCAAGAACATAAAACCTACTTAGAAGCTTGGAGTGTAATTTGGAAAAGATATGCTGAAGATGCCTCCGTATTGGGTTACGATGTAGTTAATGAGCCAAGAAAATTAACCATGGACATTTCTTATAATGAATTAACAGAAAAATATTTAATACCGTTATATCAAGAAATTATAGATAGAAGTCAACAGATTAATCCTAATAAAATGATTCTCTTTCAGTCTATATTTATGAATAAAGGAGAAGGAATTGATAATAACCAATATGCAGAAATAACAGCACCTATTAATAGAAAAAATATCATTTTCGCACCGCATATTTATCAAAATAAAAAGGATTTGGTAAAACCTGTTATGGATCGTTTTGATCGAGAGTCTGTAATGTTAAACGCTCCAATTTTAATTGGAGAATGGGGATTTCCAACATTTGCAAAAACAGATACTTTAATAAATGGTAAGTTAGGACAGCTAAAATATAGAGAACTATATATTAAAACTGCTGAAATTTTTGATAAAATGGGAGTAGGTTCCATTAAAGCTTGGTTTTTAGGAAATAGAAGTATGCAAAATTTTCTACCAGGAGGACCTTCAACTTGGGCAATTTTTAGCGATAAAAAAGATGCAGGAACTGTTGAACGAAAATATATTACAGATGTTATTGCGAGACCATTTCCTCAAACTATTGCGGGAGATATTCAGTCTTTTTTATTCAATCATGCTACGCGAACTTTAGATGTAATTATAAAGCCAGATAATTTAAAAGGTGCCTCAAAAATATTTATTGGAGCAAATAGACATTATCCAGATGGGTTTTCAATTTTAATAGAAGATGATTTTGTAATGTATTACAATCCTTTAAAAAATGTGGGTCTTGAAACGTATAAATGTCCAAAAAATGTTGATCCGTCAAATTATATTTGGGATACAAAAAGTCAAAAATTAATCATTTTAAAGTGGCCAGAAAATAAAGAAAATTTAACTATAAAAATTGTTCCAGGAATTAGGGATTTTAATTAAATACAAAGAAAAAAATGAAGAACTTACTAATCGCTGTTTTTTCACTAGCAATAATTTACGCTTGTGATTCAGGAAAAAAACCGACAAAAAGTAACAATCTAGCAGATGTAGAAATTGCTGAAAAAGTTGATGCATTAATTGGCCAAATGAACTTAGAGGAAAAGATAACAGAAATGATTCAGGATGCACCTGCCAATGAAAGGTTAGGTATTCCTGTTATGAAATATGGAGAAGCCTTACATGGATTATGGCTTGTACTGGATTATTATGGTAATACAACCGTTTATCCGCAAGCGGTCGCCTGTGCTTCAACTTGGGAACCTGAACTAATAAAAAAAATGGCTTCCCAAACAGCACTTGAAGCACGTGCTTTAGGTGTTACACATTGTTATTCTCCTAATTTAGATGTTTATGCTGGAGATGCTCGCTATGGTCGTGTTGAAGAATCTTATGGTGAAGACCCATATTTAGTTTCACGAATGGGAGTTGCATTTATTCAAGGTTTACAGGGTGAAGGTGATGAGCAGTTTGATGAAAATCATGTGATTGCCACCGCCAAACATTTTGTTGGTTATCCTGAAAACCGTCGTGGTATTAATGGTGGATTTAGTGATATGTCTGAACGCCGTTTACGTGAGGTTTACCTTCCACCGTTTGAAGCAGCAGTAAAAGAAGCACAGGTAGGAAGTGTGATGCCAGGTCATCAAGATTTTAATGGTATTCCATGTCATATGAATACCTGGTTGTTAAAAGATATTTTACGAGATGAACTAGGTTTTGATGGTTTTATTGTTTCTGATAATAATGATGTTGGTAGATTAGAGACCATGCACTTTATTCCTGAAACCAGAACTAAGGCCGCTATCTTAGGATTAAAAGCGGGTGTTGATATGGACTTAGTAATTGGGAAGAATATTGATTTAGCTACGTATCACACAAGTATATTGAAGGATACGATAACGCAGAATCCTTCATTAATGAAGTATATTGACAAAGCCACATCACGTATTTTAACCGCAAAATACAAATTAGGCTTATTTGATACAGAACCAAAAGAGATTGACGAAGAAACTGTAGAAGCTGGTAATGATGAGCATCGTGAGTTTGCATTGGAAATGGCAGAAAAATCGATTATCATGCTGAAAAATGATAACAACCTTTTACCGCTTGATGTATCTAAAATCAAATCTTTAGCTGTTATTGGACCTAACGCTCACGAAGAAAGACCTAAAAAGGGAACGTATAAACTATTGGGTGGGTATTCAGGATTACCACCATACTATGTTTCAGTGTTAGATGGTTTAAAGAAAAAAGTAGGTGAAAACGTAAAAATAAACTACGCTAAAGGGTGCGATATTGATAGTTTTTCAAAAGAAGGATTTGCTGCGGCTGAAGCTGCTGCAAAAAAATCGGATGCTGTTGTTTTAGTTGTAGGTAGTTCTCATAAAACTTGTGGCGAAGGTGGAGACCGTTCAGATCTTGATTTGTATGGCGTTCAAAACGAATTAGTAGAGTTAATTCATAAAACAGGAAAACCAGTAATTGTTGTGTTAATTAATGGTCGACCACTATCTATAAATTATATTGCTGAAAATATTCCTTCAGTTCTTGAAACGTGGTATGGTGGAATGAGAGCGGGTGATGCTGTTGCCAATGTTCTTTTTGGGGATGTAAATCCAGGCGGTAAACTAACAATGTCTTTTCCTCGCTCAGTAGGGCAGGTTCCTGTAACATATTTAGAACGTCCTGACTTTATTGGATCTGGAAAAGGAAAGTATAGATTTAGTGATAAGTCACCATTATTTCCATTTGGTTATGGTTTAAGTTATACAACATTTAAATACGGCACACCAAAATTTGAAAAAGAGACTATTGCAGCTAATGAATCAACTACTGTTTCAGTAGAAATAACAAATACAGGTAAAGTAGTTGGAGATGAAGTAGTACAAATGTATGTGCGAGACGATTATGCATCTGTTGGTCGTTACTTAAAACTGTTAAAAGGATTTGAACGAATTACTTTAAAGCCAGGAGAAACTAAAACAGTTACTTTTGAATTAGGATTTAATGAATTAAATGTGCTAAATCAGGAAATGAAAAAGGTTGTAGAACCAGGTACGTTTACAGTATCAATTGGAGCTTCTTCATTAGAAAAAGATTTGCAAAAAGTAAAATTAAGAGTTCAATAATTTAGTAAGTATTAATTATGTTTTTTCATAAAATGAAATCCATTTTTAACAGCAGTATTCCATTAATAGTTTGTCTGTTGATTATTGGTTGTCAAACTAAAAAAGAAGATAAAATTGAAGTAGTAGAGAATTCATCCTCTATGCAATTACCTGAAAGACCAAATATTTTATGGTTAGTAACTGAAGATATGGGGGCTTATATTCCGCCTTTTGGAGATTTAACAGTAGCAACGCCTAATTTGAGTAGGTTAGCTAATGAAGGTGTTATTTATCCAAATTTGTATTCTACGTCAGGAGTTTGTTCGCCAAGTAGAGCAGCCATTGCAACAGGTATGTACCCATCAAGTATTGGTGCAAATCATATGAGAACGAGTTCTAATACAAAGCAAACTGGTTTAAAAAAGTATGAAGCTGTACCTCCTTCACAAGTGAAAATGGTGAGTGAATTATTGCGCAAAGAAGGATATTACTGTACAAATAATTATAAAGAAGATTACCAGTTTAAGGCTCCAAAAACAGCCTGGGATGAAAGTAGTGCGTATGCGCATTGGAGAAATAGAGAAGAAAATCAACCATTTTTTGCTGTTTTTAATTTTACAGAAACACATGAGTCGGGGTTATTTGAACCGTATGGTTTTAGACAAATAGAGACAAGACACTATCATTCCGGAGATACCAATTATACATGGAAACAAAACGGATTGCCAGAAGCTAAAAATAGAATGAGTGAGGCAGAGACGCCTAAACATTTATCAAAAGATACAAAATTCAATATTCCTCCATATCTTCCAGATACCGATGTTGTACGAAATGATTTATGGAAAATGTACAATAATATTGCTGAAATGGACAAGCAGTTAGGAAGTGTTTTAAAGCAATTAGAAGATGATGGCTTGTTAGATAATACAATTATTGTTTTTTATGGAGATCACGGAGGTCCTTTACCAAGAGGAAAACGATTGATTTATGATTCAGGTTTAAATACACCTATGATTATTCGTTTTCCTGAGAAGATGCGTGCAGGAACAAAAGATGATCAGTTGGTGAGTTTTGTAGATTTTGCTCCAACGTTATTGTCACTAGTAGGAGTTGATCCACCTGAATATATGCAAGGACAATCTTTTTTAGGAGAATATACCGCTAAAAATAAGCGTACATATATTCACGCAGCAGCAGATCGTTTTGATGAGGTAACTGATGCAATTAGAGCAGTAAGAGATAAGCAGTTTAAGTATATTAGAAATTACAGACCAGAGCAGGGCTATTATTTACCACTTGCGTACAGAGAAAAAATACCAACAATGCAAGAGTTGTTAAGACTTAGAGATGAAGGAAAACTAAATGATGTTCAAATGCAATGGTTTAGAGGTCACAAACCAAAAGAAGAATTGTTTGACTGTATAGCCGACCCACATGAGATTCATAATTTAGCGAACGATCCAGCTTATAAAGATAAATTGGAGGAGTTAAGCACAGAAATGGATCGATGGATTGCTACAATTGGAGACCAGCCAAATTTACCTGAAGATCAATTAATAACACAGCTGTGGAAAAGAGCAGAAAATCAACCAATCACATCACAGCCAACTGTTGAGGTTTCCAACGGAAAAGTAACAATTGTTTGCTCAACAGAAGGTGCTTCAATAGGTTATAAAGTTAAAAATAAAGATGGTATAGTATCCAAGAGTTGGGATATTTATAAAAAACCTTTTATGTTGCCTAACAAAGCTGAGCTAATAGTGCTAGCTCACAGAATTGGTTTTAAACCAAGTAAAATAATTGAAGTAAAAGAAAACCATTTAAAATAAAATTTAGAATTGCTTTTTGTAATGAAATAGAAAAAATGTACCCTTCAATTTGTTGTTGGGTACATTTTTGTATTTACAAAATACCGAAGTTTACGTAATAAAATTATCTAGATTTACATGTGATTTACTTCAAGTAGATACTGATACTACAGGATAGTTGATGCGTTTTAAATAAATATATTTCAGAAATAATTAATTAAATAGAAATTGCGTGAATACAAAATCATTTTTAGTATTAATACTGTTGCTAATAGTATTTAGTTCTATAACTAGCGGCCAAACAAAAAAATTAAACAATCCAATTATAAACGCTAATGTTATTTTTGAAGAGCATAATGGACTGGTAGCTGTTGAAGCCGAACATTTTTATAAACAAACCAATGCTGAAGTTAGAGCTTGGTACAGAACTTTAAAAAATGAAGTGCCAAACGTTGGAAGAAATGAAGATGGTCAACATAGTGTAGAAGCTAGTAACAAATCGTATATTGAAATATTGCCAGATACTCGAGTAACACACTCAGATACGCTTATTCGTGAAGAAAATTTTACAAATAAAGCGGGTAAAATGGGTGTTGTGCACTATAAGGTAAAAATAAATATGCCAGGACGCTATTATGTTTGGGTACGTGCTTTTTCATCAGGTTCCGAAGATAATGGACTTCATGTTGGGTTGAACAATACTTGGCCTGAACATGGAAAACGCATGCAATGGTGCAATGGGAAAAATCAATGGACTTGGGAAAGTAAACAACGTATAAAAGAAGTTCACTGTGGTATTGCTAAAGAAATTTATTTAGATATTGAAGAAGCAGGAATTCATGACATTCAGTTTAGTATGCGTGAAGACGGTTTTGAGTTTGATAAATTTATTTTAACAACAGACAGTAATTTTATTCCTAAAAATACAGGCCCAAAAGTAAAATTAGCTCAAGGAAAACTTCCTGAAATAGCTTCAAAATCGTATTTCAAGACCATTTCAAAAGCACTTCCTGAGAATAAAATAATAGCTTCTCAAGAATTCCCTATAGAAGGAACAGGCTATTATAAAAACGGAAAAAATTGGTTAGCTATAAATTCAAATAAATATAAGGAAGCAACAACAAGCACAACGTTTAATTTTGAAAGTGGACAGTATGATGTAATTTTTGTTGGAGTAGGAGAAAATGATGGGAACTCAACTTTTAGTATATTTATTAATAGTAAAGAGTTAGGAACTTACGCTCCTCCATTGGCAAAAACAATGTGGGAAGAAAGAAAAGCATTCAATGCTTTTTGGGAAAATATAAAAGTAAACAAAGGTGATACAATTACAGTAAAAGGTCAAATGGGTACCGATGGAAAAGAGTTTATCCGTGGAAGATGGGCTGGTATTGTTTTTACACCAGTAGGAAAAGGGAAATAAGTACAAGAATCACAAACAACATATACATTTATTAAATAATTAAACATGAATAAATTAATAGTATTATTTATAGCAGCATTTCTATCAGTAAATTGTGTAGTTGCACAAAAAATGAACACTCCAGCAGGGCGTATAGCCGTTGTTGCAGATGGAAATTCACCGGATCCTGATGATTTAGGAGGTACGGCAGTTTCTTTAGCACTGCTTCGAGCAGCAGGATTAGAAGATCGTTTGGTACATTACTCACATAGTTGTGATTTGGT includes the following:
- a CDS encoding alpha-L-rhamnosidase, with the translated sequence MKKTGRLKVKIGFSIIALLLLNISCAINSSKDQTDLSFEALTCNSQKNPIAIESEQPLLSWVVKAEGYNREQTAYQVLVASNLENLNEDDADMWNSNKVSSSQSIHNKYLGSKLLSTQIYYWKVRIWDEKGVVSSWSTVNTFEMGLLEEANWNNAKWITLNKDTRTSEHRFREYKTGKMDEPLMVESFAASYFRNSMNVEKEVVNAQAYICGLGYYELYLNGKKVGDHVLDPAPSNYDKQAYYVKYDITKQLKSGENAVGIILGNGFYGQDVSWKRDPESERDLAYGAPSVRLLVKVKYSDGSESDFYTNDTWRETTGPIVFNNIYGGDTYDARYEINGWNTVGYNDEKWGQAKEVSPKLKKVSAQQIPAIKKLKILEPQNVFKGTTGNWIVDFGQNIAGWVQIQVEEKEGQLIEITTTEALTQDGKNIYAGSTGGGANGMRQVYKYICKGEGVEAWEPKFSYHGFRYAEIKGVSSKPDAAMIKAVLVATDIQEKGSFTSSDALLNKMHSISKWTIVDNVHGIPEDCPHREKCGWLGDAHAFCEYAQYNYDMKNFYKKFMEDIRTQMRPTAGHNNPKVKFQVPTMIAPGKRTSTYAKLDWGVATMYLPWYNYLYYGDAAIVKEYYQDMKGLTDFYLSFKGENGIIQDGMGDWCPPNWDRRRNPSAMECDPIISANAYFYDILGIMEKFAKMNNDTAYEMQLKKEKQSLKDAFNKEFLTTISTTNHKWYGSQTATVMALQFGMVQEAEKESVVNGLAHDIVEVKGGHHATGIHGNRYIYTILTKYGKGDLAYEILTTPDFPSQTYVMNYGFTTWPERQFEWEKMDGLSNSLNHPMHSGFAAYFFESLGGIKATFSGAGFKEFMVNPKFPKQITKTSVDVPTPYGIIHNSWEQEDSNFSMNLEVPFNTKARLYLTQSEFKSLKINGEAFSAFQKENKKEWDGDSSVILGSGSYSIKYIKL
- a CDS encoding cellulase family glycosylhydrolase codes for the protein MNTSNMKIKVVLGIFLFTSCVVFSQIKHGLRDDQGRHIIPRGFVVNSNDGRGEVFFNSDDYARMVRMGANTQVVRLELGKLSNFPGGKLEPNYLLKLDTLVNLGKNSGMKTVFKMTVYGVDKFIWEDFWLNKKQEHKTYLEAWSVIWKRYAEDASVLGYDVVNEPRKLTMDISYNELTEKYLIPLYQEIIDRSQQINPNKMILFQSIFMNKGEGIDNNQYAEITAPINRKNIIFAPHIYQNKKDLVKPVMDRFDRESVMLNAPILIGEWGFPTFAKTDTLINGKLGQLKYRELYIKTAEIFDKMGVGSIKAWFLGNRSMQNFLPGGPSTWAIFSDKKDAGTVERKYITDVIARPFPQTIAGDIQSFLFNHATRTLDVIIKPDNLKGASKIFIGANRHYPDGFSILIEDDFVMYYNPLKNVGLETYKCPKNVDPSNYIWDTKSQKLIILKWPENKENLTIKIVPGIRDFN
- a CDS encoding beta-xylosidase yields the protein MKNLLIAVFSLAIIYACDSGKKPTKSNNLADVEIAEKVDALIGQMNLEEKITEMIQDAPANERLGIPVMKYGEALHGLWLVLDYYGNTTVYPQAVACASTWEPELIKKMASQTALEARALGVTHCYSPNLDVYAGDARYGRVEESYGEDPYLVSRMGVAFIQGLQGEGDEQFDENHVIATAKHFVGYPENRRGINGGFSDMSERRLREVYLPPFEAAVKEAQVGSVMPGHQDFNGIPCHMNTWLLKDILRDELGFDGFIVSDNNDVGRLETMHFIPETRTKAAILGLKAGVDMDLVIGKNIDLATYHTSILKDTITQNPSLMKYIDKATSRILTAKYKLGLFDTEPKEIDEETVEAGNDEHREFALEMAEKSIIMLKNDNNLLPLDVSKIKSLAVIGPNAHEERPKKGTYKLLGGYSGLPPYYVSVLDGLKKKVGENVKINYAKGCDIDSFSKEGFAAAEAAAKKSDAVVLVVGSSHKTCGEGGDRSDLDLYGVQNELVELIHKTGKPVIVVLINGRPLSINYIAENIPSVLETWYGGMRAGDAVANVLFGDVNPGGKLTMSFPRSVGQVPVTYLERPDFIGSGKGKYRFSDKSPLFPFGYGLSYTTFKYGTPKFEKETIAANESTTVSVEITNTGKVVGDEVVQMYVRDDYASVGRYLKLLKGFERITLKPGETKTVTFELGFNELNVLNQEMKKVVEPGTFTVSIGASSLEKDLQKVKLRVQ
- a CDS encoding sulfatase family protein; protein product: MKSIFNSSIPLIVCLLIIGCQTKKEDKIEVVENSSSMQLPERPNILWLVTEDMGAYIPPFGDLTVATPNLSRLANEGVIYPNLYSTSGVCSPSRAAIATGMYPSSIGANHMRTSSNTKQTGLKKYEAVPPSQVKMVSELLRKEGYYCTNNYKEDYQFKAPKTAWDESSAYAHWRNREENQPFFAVFNFTETHESGLFEPYGFRQIETRHYHSGDTNYTWKQNGLPEAKNRMSEAETPKHLSKDTKFNIPPYLPDTDVVRNDLWKMYNNIAEMDKQLGSVLKQLEDDGLLDNTIIVFYGDHGGPLPRGKRLIYDSGLNTPMIIRFPEKMRAGTKDDQLVSFVDFAPTLLSLVGVDPPEYMQGQSFLGEYTAKNKRTYIHAAADRFDEVTDAIRAVRDKQFKYIRNYRPEQGYYLPLAYREKIPTMQELLRLRDEGKLNDVQMQWFRGHKPKEELFDCIADPHEIHNLANDPAYKDKLEELSTEMDRWIATIGDQPNLPEDQLITQLWKRAENQPITSQPTVEVSNGKVTIVCSTEGASIGYKVKNKDGIVSKSWDIYKKPFMLPNKAELIVLAHRIGFKPSKIIEVKENHLK